The Siniperca chuatsi isolate FFG_IHB_CAS linkage group LG12, ASM2008510v1, whole genome shotgun sequence genome has a segment encoding these proteins:
- the olig2 gene encoding oligodendrocyte transcription factor 2: MDSDTSRVSSRPSSPEVDDIFLSALKKSVHGFSGAVSSTQSDSPSEIPSLRGLSASDEESLLRLASKKDRKLLSEGELQTIRLKINSRERKRMHDLNVAMDGLREVMPYAHGPSVRKLSKIATLLLARNYILMLSNSLEEMKRLVSEIYGSSGHHGGFHPSACGTMTHAGPLPGHPAASHASHPAVHHPLLPPAAVSTASLSAPSISAVTSVRPHHGLLKAPAAGAGPLGSSFQHWGVGTGMPCPCSMCQVPPPHVSSMSTVAMPRLTSDSK, translated from the coding sequence ATGGACTCAGATACGAGCCGCGTGTCGAGCAGACCGTCATCTCCCGAGGTGGACGACATCTTCCTGTCCGCCCTGAAGAAATCTGTGCACGGCTTCTCCGGCGCCGTGTCCTCCACACAGAGCGACTCTCCGTCAGAGATCCCCAGCCTGCGCGGCCTCTCCGCCTCCGACGAGGAATCCCTCCTCCGGCTGGCGTCCAAGAAAGACCGTAAACTCCTGTCAGAGGGCGAGCTGCAGACGATCCGCCTCAAGATCAACAGCCGCGAGAGGAAAAGGATGCACGACCTCAACGTGGCCATGGACGGGCTCCGGGAGGTCATGCCCTATGCGCACGGCCCGTCGGTGCGCAAACTCTCCAAAATCGCCACCCTGCTGCTGGCTAGAAACTACATCCTGATGCTGAGCAACTCACTAGAGGAGATGAAGCGGCTGGTCAGTGAAATCTACGGCAGCAGCGGACACCACGGCGGCTTCCACCCATCAGCCTGTGGAACTATGACACACGCGGGGCCCCTTCCGGGACACCCGGCTGCTTCCCACGCCTCACACCCGGCGGTGCACCACCCGCTCCTCCCGCCGGCGGCCGTCTCCACCGCCTCTCTGTCCGCGCCCAGTATCTCCGCCGTCACCTCGGTCAGACCCCATCACGGACTCCTCAAAGCGCCCGCCGCCGGCGCGGGGCCGCTGGGCAGCAGTTTCCAGCACTGGGGCGTTGGCACCGGGATGCCTTGTCCGTGTAGCATGTGCCAAGTCCCGCCTCCGCATGTGTCCAGCATGAGCACCGTCGCCATGCCGAGGCTGACCAGCGACTCCAAGTGA